From Aedes albopictus strain Foshan chromosome 1, AalbF5, whole genome shotgun sequence, one genomic window encodes:
- the LOC134285233 gene encoding uncharacterized protein LOC134285233 isoform X1 codes for MVFKTDCLRKDVKLALLPPPKYKLNVANNFIHRVSALSPNWNQATTKTVIIQQLTKNNYPRTLINRLISLYNSRNNSRQHQRTTIAETPSAPSVSELEEVRPSLGPGNPASSIEPNEVEESNSAQLQIASDHHQIEDISNIDEQQQKSYRSIPYVHGLSERIINILAHDYADITITCRQYSTVKSFHTRVKDPVNKTEQSNIIYRIQCKDCPQSYVGMTQNKLKTRLYGHKTHINKLEHLLESGHTNTDTEMIALREKTALIEHCIDHNHRFDLDNTQVIDRSDKTHNLPFLEMCHITNTPNTVNHRTDVCSLSTTYAAILHTIGEKLHRR; via the coding sequence ATGGTATTCAAAACCGATTGCCTCAGGAAGGATGTTAAATTGGCACTCCTTCCACCACCGAAATACAAACTTAATGTGGCCAACAACTTCATCCACCGGGTGAGTGCGTTATCACCGAACTGGAACCAGGCAACAACGAAGACGGTCATCATCCAACAACTCACCAAGAACAACTACCCCCGAACATTGATCAACAGATTGATCAGTCTATACAACTCCCGGAACAACAGTAGACAACACCAGAGAACAACCATAGCCGAAACTCCATCAGCACCGTCCGTATCCGAACTTGAAGAGGTCAGGCCAAGTCTCGGGCCAGGCAatccagcatccagcatcgaaccaaaCGAAGTAGAGGAATCCAACAGCGCTCAACTGCAAATTGCGTCCGATCACCACCAGATTGAAGACATCTCCAACATCGATGAGCAACAACAAAAATCGTACCGCTCCATTCCATACGTTCACGGTCTGTCAGAACGGATCATAAACATACTGGCTCACGACTATGCTGATATCACGATAACATGCAGACAATATTCGACGGTAAAGAGTTTCCACACTAGGGTAAAAGATCCTgtaaacaaaacagagcagaGTAATATCATATACAGAATTCAATGCAAAGATTGCCCCCAATCGTATGTAGGAATGACTCAAAACAAACTCAAAACAAGATTGTATGGACACAAGACGCACATCAACAAATTAGAACACCTATTAGAATCAGGACATACAAACACAGACACAGAAATGATAGCATTAAGAGAGAAAACAGCATTAATCGAACATTGTATTGACCACAACCATAGATTCGACTTAGACAACACACAAGTAATTGACAGAAGTGATAAAACACACAATCTCCCCTTTTTAGAGATGTGCCACATCACAAATACACCCAACACTGTGAATCATCGCACCGACGTCTGTAGCTTAAGCACAACGTACGCAGCCATCCTTCACACTATTGGAGAAAAGCTTCATAGACGTTAA
- the LOC134285233 gene encoding uncharacterized protein LOC134285233 isoform X2, whose protein sequence is MYREDYNMKMQALIEDDQTYQATNRDPTTRFQTKNNSFVKRLKDLKLIDYKTARILTRYDSVCPRIYGQPKAHKHNLPLRPVIPNVTAPTYMLTKFVAEILQRSLKSKFSTPSSFEFCKDINGTILPEGYIMISLDVVSLFTNVPRELVKQCIKDRWTEIDTEINQSLFMELVDFCMEASYFRYDGRYYIQTFGTAMGSPLSPILAEIALDSVIEKAMSSLPFPVPILKKYVDDIFLAVPSDAIDHVLQEFNRHEERLQLTVEVEEECKLPYLDMTVIRNSDQTLSTEWYSKPIASGRMLNWHSFHHRNTNLMWPTTSSTG, encoded by the coding sequence ATGTACAGGGAGGACTACAACATGAAGATGCAAGCGCTGATAGAAGATGACCAGACATACCAAGCAACCAATAGGGATCCAACAACACGCTTCCAGACCAAAAACAACAGCTTCGTAAAAAGGTTAAAGGATCTGAAGCTCATAGACTACAAGACAGCACGAATACTCACCAGATACGATTCCGTCTGCCCGAGGATCTACGGACAACCGAAGGCACACAAGCACAACCTGCCACTCCGACCGGTAATACCGAATGTAACGGCGCCAACATACATGCTAACGAAATTTGTTGCAGAAATCCTCCAACGGTCATTGAAGAGCAAATTCAGCACCCCAAGTTCGTTCGAATTCTGCAAGGACATCAACGGAACAATATTGCCAGAAGGATACATCATGATATCTTTGGATGTCGTGTCTCTATTCACTAATGTCCCCCGAGAATTAGTGAAGCAATGCATAAAGGACCGGTGGACAGAGATAGATACCGAAATCAATCAAAGCTTATTCATGGAATTGGTTGATTTCTGTATGGAGgcaagctacttccggtatgatggACGCTACTATATACAAACGTTTGGTACGGCGATGGGTAGCCCCCTATCTCCAATACTCGCCGAAATAGCATTGGATTCGGTAATCGAAAAAGCTATGAGCTCCCTCCCCTTCCCCGTCCCGATACTGAAAAAGTATGTAGACGACATATTCCTGGCAGTACCCAGTGATGCGATAGATCACGTACTGCAGGAGTTCAACCGGCACGAAGAAAGGTTGCAACTCACGGTAGAAGTAGAAGAGGAGTGCAAGCTACCATATCTGGACATGACAGTGATCAGGAATAGCGACCAAACCCTGTCCACTGAATGGTATTCAAAACCGATTGCCTCAGGAAGGATGTTAAATTGGCACTCCTTCCACCACCGAAATACAAACTTAATGTGGCCAACAACTTCATCCACCGGGTGA